The Silene latifolia isolate original U9 population chromosome 4, ASM4854445v1, whole genome shotgun sequence region TGCAGTCAGAAGTATGTTGATTTTTCTGCCTTTTGTGATTAGTTAAGGTTGACGAAATGCGCCTTTTTGTGGAAAAGAATACTTGTTGAGTTTTCTTGCATTTGTTGTATGTTGGAAGCTATTGGATATATTTGTTTATTTCAAAAGTTAATTGTGTATTGCAGATCCTTACTTAAACACTGATGCCGGCACTATGTCTCCTTTTGAGCATGGAGAAGTTTTTGTACTAGATGATGGTGGAGAGGTTTACTTCCGTCTCTATCTACTTCTTGTCTTGTTTTGGGATTGTACACTAGAACACTACAAAACATGATAGTAGTGACCATATATGATAGTCACATTTAGTTAGTATACCCGGTCTTTGGCTTCCGTGTGTTTTTTAAGCAAGTAGCAGACATCTGATGATACCTTTCCGCTTTATTGTAGTTTTTTCATCATTTATATCTGCCTTGATATTGATAGGTTATACTGGTATAAATCAATATTAGTCCTTTAGCATTTTGATTTGATGCTATTCTGTTTTTGGTTACATGAAGGTGGACTTAGATTTGGGTAATTATGAGCGCTTCATAGACGTGAAACTTACAAGAGACAACAACATTACTACTGGGAAGATATATCAGGTGAATTATAAGTAAACCTTAAATTTAAGTTTCGTGGCTACAATTTTTGTTCTTTACTAACTCATTTACTTTATTTCAGTCTGTTCTTAATAGGGAGCGTAAAGGTGATTATCTCGGGAAAACAGTACAGGTGATTCTATATTCCATAGCTCTAGCTCTAGTGCCTTGATGTGATGAATTTTATTTTGGACTCGGCCTCTTCCTCATCCATTTACATTTGCAGGTTGTTCCACACATAACTGATGCCATTAAAGAGTGGATTCAGTCAGTTGCAGCAATCGCTGTTGATGGAAAAGAGGGGCCTGCTGATGTTTGTGTTATAGAATTGGGAGGGACTGTTGGTAAAGGAGCTGCAGTTTTAGATATCTGTGTGCTTTTCTCTTACTTCGTCGATCCTACTTTTATTGTCCACATTTGACTTTGGTGATCAAACAAAGTTGACTTAACCACTACCAAAGTCACGAGTACAATAAATTTAGGATAGAGGTAGTATGTTACATGAACTAAATGTGACGTTTTCAAATGTGAAGGTGACATTGAGTCTATGCCGTTCATTGAGGCTCTACGTCAATTATCTTTCACAGTTGGTATGTTTAAACTTCTGCAATGCTTCTTAATCAGAAAGTGTTGAGTTCTTTCAACTTGTCTTTGGTTTCCACTCTCCCCAGAAAAGATATAGACCATCCAAAAGACAGTTGACTGTTTTGTGCATCTTTATACAGGGAAAGAGAACTTCTGTCTTATCCACGTGAGCCTCATACCTGTTCTGGGAGTCGTGGGAGAGCAGGTACAAAAAACATTCTCCTTTCAACTCTATCAATTTATTTTCTTTCTTAATGGATTTGTTGGGGACTTGGGGATCAATTTTATATGCTGCCCAGTTTCTCCCTTTTTCATTGTCTTCGCACCTTAGACTAATATTTCCATATGACGATTCATGTTAGCCGAACTCAAATAATTTTTAactattgttgtttttgttgctttttttttttttttttgcaagtgtaCTTGTACAATTACCCATTTTTCTTTTTTAGACGTAATGTTGATTTCTCATCCTTCATGATTTTGCATCATGTAATTTACATGCAGAAAACGAAGCCTACTCAACATAGTGTTCGAGAACTCAGAGCCTTAGGCTTAACTCCTCATTTGCTTGCATGTCGATCTGCACAGGTTAGTAATTTTTGATAATCACCCAATCAACCCTAAGTAACTTTGCAGCTGTGATTTTGATGGATGTCAATTGTCAAGCTGTAATAACTAATAAGTGAATACTTAAGTACTAGAGAGGtcatcttttttttaaaaaaagtattAGAGAGGTCACACCCTTACATGGAGTAAAATACACAGCAAGTAACGGAGTCCATGTACTGCTGATCTATATTTGTGTTTGGGACTGTTGAATGACCAATGCCATTTGCTGAATGCAGCCTTTACTAGACAACACTAAGGAGAAGCTTTCACAGTTTTGTCATGTTCCGGTAAATGGCTGCAAGATTCTTCAATGCTTTgtttttttaggaaattttcaccACAGTTATTGTTATGGCTTCTTGCCTGACAATCCCTTATGACTATCTGCAGGCAGAAAATATTCTTAACATCCATGATGTTCCCAACATATGGCATGTTCCACTTCTTTTGCGGGTGGGTCAATTGCTCATAGAAAATATTCGACAATGTTGGTCATATTGCGGTTGTTCTCATACTATATACCGTCATTTTTTGCTCATTGCAGAACCAAAATGCTCATCATGCTATATTGAGACAGCTAGATTTATTGAAGTAAGTATTACTTTCTGACATGTAGTTTGTATCAGCTCCAATGCAAATGTGTCTGTTgttctaaaggatgatttatgtcagccgaccccaagtcattttgggattaaggctctgatgttgttgttgttgttgttgttgttgttgttgctttgtcCTTGTGAAAGCTCTGTTTAGAATAATATTATACGTCTTTTGTCTCCTATTCTAAACCTTTATTCTACTGGGGAAGTTAGATTTGTTTTGGAGTTCCAAGATTGGCTTCTGATCATCTCTTACTATCCTGTTTGACCATGGTATTTCAGTGTTGCTGCATCTCCTGATTTGCAAGAGTGGACCAACCGTGCAACGACTTACGATAATCTTACCAACTCTGTTAGTATTTAAGTGCCTTAATCTTGTCTAATTCTTCCACCATTTCAAATTTATTGTCCACATTCGACTATTGTGATTCACCTATTTAAACATTAACCCTTTATTTATTGTTTCAAATATATGGAAAGATACATTgtgaaatttaccaaaacaactAGTTTTCGTATtgaaaagttatacattgtatattCTGAGAAAATACCGTTAAAAACTAACATCCTTGACCACAAACATCAAATGTTGACAATACAAGTGGGATGGAGGAAATATGTCTGACGCCCCTCGCTTAAGTAATTGACAAAAGTCTTATGCTGGCAGGTTAGGATTGCTATGGTTGGGAAGTATGTTGGTTTCCAAGACTCCTACTTGTCTGTGGTAAAGGTGAGTCTTTTCTTGCTGCTAGTTCCGTTGGAGCTTCTACTATCTTTGACTTGCCGAACATTTTGTTCCTCGTTTATTGTCGTCATTAATATTCTTTATTTGAAGAAACATTGATACAGTGATGAACCTTTTTGCAGGCCCTTTTGCATGCTTGCATAGCATGTTCCCTAAAGCCTTCAATTGATTGGATTGCAGCTTCTGACCTAGAAGAGGAAAGTGCTAAATTGGTATCAACCATCTCTTTCTAGATcatgttttatcttttggtttttTTTAAGGAATTCGTGGACTGTATTGCTGTTAGATTACGCACGTCCATAAATTTTTCTAATTATTGTTTTTCTTTTGCAGACACCAGAAGCCCATGCATCTGCTTGGCAGACTTTGAAGGTGAGCCATACTTATTGACTTTGACTTATTGTTGACTTTTTTGCATCTGCCCGCTTTCCCTCTACCATAAACATTGCCATCTTTTGTGCACGATGCCGTAGTAAAACTTGCCATGGCTGCCACTCTAATTTTTGTATGTACCGATTGGTTTCTGATTGTTCTTGGGAAAGTCTTCCTATTTGAAGATTATCCCTCATATACAATCTTTATCATGACATTTTTCCGCTGCTTTTGCGTCTTTCCATTCATTTTCAGCTTCCTTGTGTTATTGGCCCCAAATTGTAATATCTTACATTTTCTACTTGTGCTTTCCTTGGCGATAAAGACCATTGGGCTGCTCCTTGTGttatttatatattttacttTCACATGTCAAGAACGCTTAAAAATCTGTATGTGTGCAGAACGCTTCATGTGTACTGGTTCCTGGTGGATTCGGTGATCGTGGAATAGGAGGAATGATATTAGCCGCAAAATATGCCAGAGAGAATAATGTACCATACTTGGGTATCTGCTTAGGAATGCAGATATCCGTGATTGAATTTGCCAGATCTGTAAGAACCTGTAGAATACCTAATTTCTTGCCTTTTCGTTACCATTATTGTTGTATACGAGTTTCACTGACCGACTATATGTGTAGATTCTGGGTTGGCAAAATGCTAATAGCGAAGAGTTTGATGATAAGGCTGCGAATCCCGTGATCATATTTATGCCTGAGGTATGTTTTATTGCTTATTAGAAAATGAGTGAATGTGTGGTATTTTCTTTACTTTTCTTTGGTTCAGGATTTTGAAGCAATAAAGCAAAATGAATCACTAAACTAGTTGTGTTTTATTAATCGCGAAATACGTCACTGAATGtaatttttgatgcaattttcatAATGTGTCATCCGAAAAAAACCTCTTTATGTTAACAGCGCAGGGTTATGCCTGCGTACATCCCCCGTCATTTCGGGGAGTCCTTAAGCCTTTACAGAATGTGTGATTATTAATATATTCCTCTAAACTATCAGTTATTTGTGCCTTCAGGGATCCCGAACGCACATGGGAAACACAATGAGATTAGGCTCACGAAGAACGTTATTCCAGACACCAGATTGTGTAATTTCTAAGTTGTAAGCTAGACACGTCTTTCCTTCTTACACGTCTTGATACACATTCACTCTTCTTGATACATAAATTTGATACAGCAATGAGTGACAATGTCATGTCACATGGATGCCATACTCTGTATTTCATTTGGTCCTGCACTGCATATTCATTTTTGTTCCGACTATAACAAAATTATCTAAAACATGGCCATGCTGCTCAGCATAGCAAATGAAGTCCCTGCAATTTTGGGGTTCCTAATGTTCTTAAGGAAATATTTGCTGATGCCTGGGCTGCGGTACGACCTATGTGAGGCCGTATAGTATAAAACTTGTATGAGACGGTCTTAAATATGACGTATAGTATAAAACTTAATGTGTTAGTCTTAAATGTTAGACCAACCCATTAATCTTATTACTGAGTGAGGAATACTTGATGATATGGGTTGGTCTCGTATACAAAGCTGTTTCATAGAAGACTCACGACTAACTACTTTGTTTAATTCATGCCGTTTGAAGTATCAAAATTTGCTTAAAATGCTGAAGATCTTTGAATCCGTGGTTTTATGAAATAGCATCTTATCTATCGATTGTTTAGAAGTTAGTGATTCCCTCTCGTCCTATTTAGCATTTTAACGTATTGAAGAACGAGCCACTTGTACTTTATCTTAGCTGTTTTTAAAGTagcatttttggatttatttatgtatttttcttttattttttggggATGTATAGGTATCACAACTCGAAGTTTGTTGATGAACGTCACCGCCACAGATACGAGGTTCATTGTTCGGATCCATGCTTTATTATACGAGTATCTTATTATCATATTATTTCTACAAAATAATCTATAATCTAATGCAGGTGAATCCAAATATGATTTCTCCTTTAGAAGAAGGTGGCCTAAAATTTGTGGGAAGAGATGAAACTGGAGAAAGAATGGAGGTATATTTACTACATGTTCGACAATCAACTTCTTTTGGTGTCGGGTTCTTCTGAGAATCTCTCAAATCGTAGCCATCCATGTAAAACTTTTCCGTCATTTGCGTTGCATAATATTTCACATCATCGTAAGCACTAGTTCATTTGGTACAGATCTTGGAACTGCCTGGTCATCCATACTATGTGGGTGTCCAATTCCATCCAGAATTCAAATCAAGACCAGGGAAACCTTCAGCTCCGTTTTTAGGTAAATTCCTATACACTGTATTCTAAAAGTCGGTCTCGTGATAATAGTGTAAGACCAACACATTTACTAAAACTATACTCATCTTTTATTAATTTGTCGATACTTATTTTCTTCAGTTAGAATCAAGGAATTCTCTGGCGCTTACATTTTATCGTTCTTCTTTCATTTGGAAACTCTTCCTTCCGGTCCTTGACGTTTACTGCTATTACAGGTCTTATATTGGCAGCAACTAAACAGTTAGAAGGTTATCTAAAGACTTGTCAGAATGGGAGCTAGCTTGCTTGCCTGGACAAATCTGTCATTCTTTCATATTAGTTCTCGAAATGGTAAGCATCGGTCTCACACAAAATTAAAATGGGAATTGTTTCATGGTTATCATCTACAATTAAAAATTTATCTATTCATGCAGGCAGAGTGTTTGTGAGATAACCGACTGATAAACGTTTTGATAGCGAGATTCCTTTGTGGTTTTGATGTTGAGACACTTAGACAGTTCTTGCTGAAATCGGCTCAATTTGGGCAATTTCCTTTTTGTTGAATTCGTTCTATAGGAAGCATTAGATAGTCGGGCCAGGTTAAAGCAGATCTGGAATAACCACTGAAACGGGTTCCAAAGAGCCTATGATTTGGCCAGGATGTTACTTTGTTTTTCAACTGTAATATTTCAACTAAAATTTCATTTTCGTAGCATGTTCTTTCAGCTATATTTAGAGGGTTAAAACAATGATTTCGGTTGCATAGCTCATGTACCGAGTAACCTTCTTTCATATCATAACCGAGTTCCGATTCTGACTTTTATATCAAAGTTTCTGGCTTAATAGGGGGACTCCTGTATTAATTTCTTATGTACGTGGTGCTAATTTTGTCGAATTATTAGATAGATAAAAAGTTGGGTTCCTTGAGGTAATAGAATGAGATCCCCCAacgagaaaaaggattacgcatctgaggtagtacctcagactttgtagtttttgagtttatacacattttttctgagcatattaccatttataaatatagtttttgagcaatattatatttttttagtttcCAACCAATATTTTGTTGCTGCCGAGGTTTAAACTTATATTCCGAGCCTTATTATTCCTTATTATTCCGTTGTTTTTATTCTCCTATAAATCGAATTTTACGCAAATGTGTAGAATTGTTTAATCAACGTGTTGAAATGTGATGAACTTTGTCGGAGAAGAGTATTGATTTTTCAAACGAAACTTCCTCCAACTTTACTACTTTAGGTACATGTCGCTTAGTGTAATATGCATGTACATGTCGCCATTAGTTCAACTTGAGGGTTTCAATTGCCACTTTTgcgaataaaaaa contains the following coding sequences:
- the LOC141652919 gene encoding uncharacterized protein LOC141652919 — encoded protein: MKYVLVTGGVVSGLGKGVTASSIGVVLKACGLRVTSIKIDPYLNTDAGTMSPFEHGEVFVLDDGGEVDLDLGNYERFIDVKLTRDNNITTGKIYQSVLNRERKGDYLGKTVQVVPHITDAIKEWIQSVAAIAVDGKEGPADVCVIELGGTVGDIESMPFIEALRQLSFTVGKENFCLIHVSLIPVLGVVGEQKTKPTQHSVRELRALGLTPHLLACRSAQPLLDNTKEKLSQFCHVPAENILNIHDVPNIWHVPLLLRNQNAHHAILRQLDLLNVAASPDLQEWTNRATTYDNLTNSVRIAMVGKYVGFQDSYLSVVKALLHACIACSLKPSIDWIAASDLEEESAKLTPEAHASAWQTLKNASCVLVPGGFGDRGIGGMILAAKYARENNVPYLGICLGMQISVIEFARSILGWQNANSEEFDDKAANPVIIFMPEGSRTHMGNTMRLGSRRTLFQTPDCVISKLYHNSKFVDERHRHRYEVNPNMISPLEEGGLKFVGRDETGERMEILELPGHPYYVGVQFHPEFKSRPGKPSAPFLGLILAATKQLEGYLKTCQNGS